One Myxococcales bacterium genomic window, GTCTTCGAATGGAAGGGTCGCTTCTACCTCGTCGATTATAAGTCGAATCATTTGGGGCCGTCGCCCTCGGACTACGATCCTGCCGGTCTCGAGGTACCGATGTCGGAGCACCACTACGTGCTTCAATATCATCTTTACACCGTTGCCCTTGATCGATATCTCCAGTTGCGATTCGAAGGCTACGACTACGACGAACACTTTGGCGGAGCCTACTATTTGTTCTTGCGCGGAATGGATCCCGATCGGGCTGTCGGCTCCGGCATCTACTTCGATCGTCCATCTCGAGAGTGCATCGAAGCGCTGTCCAAATGCCTCGCAGAACCCGTGGGAGCTTTGAAGTGATACCGACCTTGAAAGCCTTGCAGGACGCGATGTTGATCTCGTCGACGGACCGGCACTTCGCACAAGAGATCGGTCGCGTGGGGGGTGAAGATCGGCCCCTGGTACTCGCGGCCATCGCATTGGCGAGTCAAGAAACTTCACTTGGACACACGTGCCTGGCCGTGGACCGTCTCGCGGAACCCGACACCTGGGGAGGGCTATCGAACCAGGTCGAGATTTCCGAAGCCCCGACTTGGCGAGAAGTGCTGGCTTCGAGTCCGCTAGTCGAGGTGTCGCGTCAAGACTCACCGGCCGGGGAGGAAGAGTTCAATGATGTCCGGCCGATGATTCTCGACGCGGCGGGGCGACTCTATCTGCGCCGATACTGGATCTTTGAGCAACAGTTGGCCGACCAACTGCGACAGCGAGCGTCGTTGCGAGTTTCCGGAATCGACGAAGACAAACTTGCAGAGGACCTGGATCGGTTCTTTGATTCTTCAAAATCGCTCGGTCCCGAAGCCGCGAAATCCGACCGCCAGCGGCTCGCCGCGGAACTCGCGGTAAGGCGCAGATTCAGCGTCATTTCCGGAGGTCCGGGAACTGGGAAGACCGCAACCGCGGGAAAGATCCTGGCTCTCATCGTCGAGCAGGCCTTCGCCCAGGCCGCAGGGGGCGAAGTCTCGTTTCCGCGAATCGCATTGGTGGCACCGACGGGCAAAGCGGCCGCGACGTTGGCGAAGTCGATCAATTCGGCGGTGAGCAATCTTCCGTGTCCGCCCGAGATCAAAGCAGCGATCCCCACGGCCGCCCATACCATCCATCGCTGCCTGGGCGTTCGCGCCGGAGCGCTTCCCGGCTTTCGCCACCACGCGGGCAACCCGCTGCCGATCGATTTGCTGTTGGTCGACGAGGCATCGATGGTTGACCTGGCCTTGATGACCCGCCTCTTGTCGGCGGTGCCGATTGACGCGCGTGTGATTCTACTGGGAGACGAACACCAACTGGCCTCGGTCGAAACCGGCGCTGTGTTGGGCGACATCTGCGCGGCCGCCCATTCCGACGGGTCGTGGGCATCCGCTTCGAAAAACGATATCGGGAACTGCATCGCTCGCTTGACCCACAGTTACCGATACAAACCCGAGAGCGGAATCGGCGCGCTGGCTCGTGCGATCAATCAGGGTGATGCGACTGCGGCACTCGAGATCCTCGATTCGTCGGACAATTCCGATGTGTCGCGCTTCGATCTCGACGTGCGGGGTCCGGCAGTGGCCCAGCTGCAGCGCGATGTGATCCAGGGCTTCGAAAAGTATCTCACGCAGAAGGATCCCGAGCGTATGCTCGCCGATTTTTCGAACTTTCGCGTGTTGTCCCCCCTGCGCAGAGGTCCAGGAGGAGTTGAAGAACTCAATCGTTCCATTGAATCGATACTGCGTCGTGAAAAGCTGATCGGTCGAAACGCAGAGCGCTATCCCGGGCGTCCTATCTTGATCAACACCAACGACTATGCACAGCGGTTGTTCAATGGGGACGTGGGCATCGTTCTTCCCGGGGAAGATGGCGTCGAGCGGGTCGTATTTTCCGGCGAGACGGGAATCACTCGGCAGTTCGCCTATTCACGTCTGCCGGAACACGAAACCGCATTTGCGATGACGGTGCACAAGAGTCAGGGCTCCGAGTTTTCCGAGGTCGCCATCGTCTTGACAGATTTTGCGGCCCAGCACGCAACGAGGGAATTGCTCTATACGGCCGTGACCCGCGCCAGCAGCAAAGTTTCGCTTTACGCGAGTCGCGACGCCATTGCACAGACGATCGGTCGCAAGGTAGAGCGTGCCTCGGGCCTGGGAGATGCTCTTCGCTTCTCTACCGGGGCCGGGAGTTCAGTCCGTGTCTGACCCTGAGGGCAGGAAGCGGCTCAATATCTCGAACAGGCCGTCGGGTCTGACGGGTTTCGAGAGGTAGTCGTCCATACCGGCCGCGATGCAGCGCTCTCGGTCACCCGACATGGCGTTGGCCGTCATCGCGACAATGGGAATTCGGCTCCAACTCGCGTCCCGGCTTCGAATCTCGCGAGTGGCCTCAAAGCCGTCCATGACGGGCATCTGACAGTCCATCAACACGATGTCGAAGGGCATGTCAGCGATCATGGCGATGGCCTCTTGTCCATTGGCCGCCACCGATACGTTGCACCCCATCCGTTGGAGCATGCGGGTGGCCACTTTCTGGTTGACCGTGTTGTCCTCGACCACGAGCACCCGGGCTGAAAA contains:
- the recD gene encoding exodeoxyribonuclease V subunit alpha, encoding MIPTLKALQDAMLISSTDRHFAQEIGRVGGEDRPLVLAAIALASQETSLGHTCLAVDRLAEPDTWGGLSNQVEISEAPTWREVLASSPLVEVSRQDSPAGEEEFNDVRPMILDAAGRLYLRRYWIFEQQLADQLRQRASLRVSGIDEDKLAEDLDRFFDSSKSLGPEAAKSDRQRLAAELAVRRRFSVISGGPGTGKTATAGKILALIVEQAFAQAAGGEVSFPRIALVAPTGKAAATLAKSINSAVSNLPCPPEIKAAIPTAAHTIHRCLGVRAGALPGFRHHAGNPLPIDLLLVDEASMVDLALMTRLLSAVPIDARVILLGDEHQLASVETGAVLGDICAAAHSDGSWASASKNDIGNCIARLTHSYRYKPESGIGALARAINQGDATAALEILDSSDNSDVSRFDLDVRGPAVAQLQRDVIQGFEKYLTQKDPERMLADFSNFRVLSPLRRGPGGVEELNRSIESILRREKLIGRNAERYPGRPILINTNDYAQRLFNGDVGIVLPGEDGVERVVFSGETGITRQFAYSRLPEHETAFAMTVHKSQGSEFSEVAIVLTDFAAQHATRELLYTAVTRASSKVSLYASRDAIAQTIGRKVERASGLGDALRFSTGAGSSVRV